The window aataaaaaaaattagtacctAATAAAATAAGATAGTCTTTTACACGATGttgtgcaaaataaaattttatattagtACGAAGACTGCCCATAAAATGTAGTAACTGAAACCGATATGCTTTCAACTAGTTTCAGTCTTGTTCGACGCTGAACGGTTTAAATGGTCCATTTcaaagtttattattaaatcgaTACATCGACACGTAATTGCTCATTTATGTTGTTCAACCAACAACACAAGATCATCGCAAGAGAAAACAGGAACTAATGTATCATCCGAATATTCGCCCCAGCTGTTAACAAAccaatattgttttaaaatttcctcaaacTACCGCCCATAAAATCATTTATCGATAAATTTTAGTTCAATTCAGCGCTAAATCACAATGAAAACGTTAAAACACAAACTCTCTGTgtagtttcaaaaattgattcaCTCAACCCCGGAACCTTTTGCAGCTCAAGATGCCAAACCATAAAGACAATAATATTTAGGATTAAGTAAAGCACTCGAACCGAGATGGCAAACACGGCCCATTTAGTACGTAGACAGAGCTCCCGCGACCTAAACCCCCAACGTTCGGTAGACCGGCTCGAATTGCGGGAAATGCGAGGCCGTTTAGTGGTGGAAAACGGCACCACAGCCACCTACGGCACTGCAAACGCCGCCTTCGAGGACTCCAGCCCCAACACTAAGATCAAGTCCAGCTGCAGCAGCAAACGCGGCTCCCAGGACGGAAAAGCCATTTTCCGGCCCGAGTCCGGCGAAGACGAGCGCGAGTCCTGGGACAGCAAGCTGACTTTCCTCCTGGCGACCGTGGGCTACGCCGTGGGGCTGGGCAACGTCTGGAGGTTCCCCTACTTGGCGCAGAAGAACGGGGGCGGCGCCTTCCTCATCCCTTATTTCGTGATGTTGGCGGTTGAAGGCATCCCGATTTTTTATCTGGAGCTGGCTATCGGCCAGAGGCTGAGAAAGGGGGCCATCGGTGTCTGGAATCAAGTGTCGCCCTTTCTGTCCGGTAAGCTGGGCCTAAGGGTGAATTTTGATGACAGGGTTTTGGCAGGAATTGGGATAAGCAGTGCAGTGGTGTCGTTCAACGTGGCGCTTTATTACAACACGATAATTGCCtggtgtttgttttatttcgtgCAGAGTTTCCAATCGCAACTGCCGTGGGCTGAGTGCCCCAAGGTGTATTTCCCTAATGGCTCCTACACTTCCGAACCGGAATGTGTGGTGAGTATTAATCTTTGGCGCAGTGGCGGCTCGTGCTCACTTAGTGGTGTTCAATCAcagattataaaaaatatcaaaataaagttaaaatacaaatttgcattttctcgcgAGACACCCCAAGAGAAAGTTTTACAATTACCTATGTTACTCAGGTTTATGTAATTTAAAGGTTTGTGTCAATTTtaccaaacaaataaaacaaacatagCAAATACTGACTCATTTTCCCATTCAGTCCTAcatgtaaaaatggtggatgcgccgggatagcaCCACAAACTAATTGCTTCagtgttattaaaattgaattgttttaagtttatttgcatttttttattaatttgattaataaaatttgttttcaatGGTTGGTTGTTGCTGAATAACTGATCCAGTTAATTATTAGGAAATTGGCTTGATCAGAAGGTGAGTgagcaaattatgttttttattgttggttACATACTCTTTATAAAGATTATAACAATTACAAACCCTTTAGAACGTGTTATACACAAAAGGGCCAAATTCCCTACTCACATAGTTCCAAAATTATTGAGACATTTGTCGTAAGGTTAATCAGTTTTTTCAGTACTCTGCTGCATTTGAGAATGTTATCAGTTATCACCCTTTCTAGCTTTCTAGCCAGCTTTTGTTTGATTCGGATTCGTTCGTGTGTTTAATCTTTTACTAGGATTGAGTgaggaattaaaattttacctacACAGATTCAAAAAAAGCCAACGTTTaataccaattattttttataaattatttttcttaaataaagtccaatagttctaaattaattgcaagCTTCAGAAGTAAAGGGAAGCGAAATAGAAACGGACAGGTGGCTTAAATTTTCCACTAAAAAgtctaattataattttatgaagacctataaaaaattcatttctaaaaattgtttccatcagtaaaaaaatcgaattaaatcttaaattaaacgcacttttacattttaacttaacaaaattttaacaaaaaaccatcaacTTCAACATgtgatattaaaatttgtaatcgtGGTAAGAGATgcgataaaaaccaaaaaattataatttttaagtaagtTAACAGTTAGTGTCAAAAAAACTCTtatttattagtaattttttaatcctatttttttaaaaaagcaattttaaatttttggtagCAAGGAAGTATCTTCCTTGTTCTGCTGtgcaacaataaataattcaatgaTTTTGATAACAtgtagaaaaataaagaacaaaATTGTGTGCAATTTTCAGTGCTTTTAGTTTAGATTCCTGCGCCAACGCCGGATgctgtttaatgaaaaaatataataaatccacgtaacaaaaaaaatcaactaaaaGCAATGTGTATCCGTAAATTACAGCATGTGTAAAAATTAAAGGCAACTACATTGATTTTTAACAGTAAAACTGAAAGCTTGCACTTTTGAAGctcttttgaattattttttaacattaataacaaataacaaatgcGTGGGAAAACAAAAGTTAGccagaaaattaaatgtgaatttttggagcaaaaaaaagtaaaacttgaagctaaaaaattattaacaaacaaacaagGATGAGTTAGTATTCGGTAAATTTatcttagatttttttaaatgaaatatatGTTGACTAGATATAACAACATACAATGTATCATTTGGTTGTACGAGTGGTTTTAAGTAGGGGATTAAACttgttgtagaaaaaattaaatgggtCTGTGTGAACGTTAAACATTAGTGTACgtagatttttttagttaaacaataataaatattccccaatatattttgtttttttgtaatgtttataATAAGTACCAaagttaattaactaattatgaAAGGTTTTATAGGTACACTTCAGATAAATAATACGTGAGATGGTATTTCTATAGTCACAATAATTTTGTACTATAACttacaattattacaaataaattacaagatttttttgtggGCCGCCACTGTTAGTTGTACGCTGAAGGGTCCCAGacaaagtgttttaacaggtCAGCAGCCCCACGCAGTACTTCTGGTACCGCACGACCCTAATGATCTCTGACGACATCAACAGTCCGGAAGCTTTCAACTGGAAGATTGCTCTGGCTTTGGTCGTGGCCTGGATACTAGTTTACATGTGCATGATCAAAGGAATTGCCTCTTCAGGGAAAGTCGTTTACGTGACGGCGACCTTCCCTTACATCGTCCTTATAATCTTCTTTTTTCGCGGGATAACGCTGAAGGGTGCCGGCGATGGCCTAAGACATCTGTTTACGCCCTCCTGGCACAAGATACTGGAACCGGTGGTTTGGCTGGAGGCTGGCACTCAAATTTTCTTCTCCTTGGGACTTGCATTTGGAGGCCTTATCGCGTTTTCTTCGTATAATcctgttaataataattgttatagAGACGCCTTGATGGTGTCTCTAACGAACTGTTTTACTTCGATGTTTGCTGGAATTGTGGTTTTTTCCATCATTGGGTTCAAAGCTACGATGGTTTATGACAAGTGCATGAGCACGAGGAATAGCACTCTTGCTGCACTGTTTGGCAACAACGATTTTGACGAAAGTAGACTACCTCCGAAAGggacagttttcaatgtttcggGCGAAGATGGCTCGATTGTTAGCGTTGTGATGCCTTTACTGCCAGTATGTGACTTAGACAAAGAACTGGACAATGTAAGCATATTTGCATTCGTTTGTGAGATTGCTACCGGGAGTTCAGTGTCGGCTTTTGGGAAATCCCCGAAAGGACcctacaaaaaaagttttttttataactatacatgctgattttgaattttatttatgaccTGATTAAATAAAATCGCTTTTGGCCTAGTATAAGTTAAtgcttaaaaaatatgtttttattaacttttattattttttttaaatttcgtaaacaatatttttttaaatagatttATTGCACATGTTTGAAAAGAATATGAACTGTTAAATATAGCCCAAAATATACtgtgacatttaaaaaaatcttaaaagcATCAGCTTGTTATACTAAGAgtcatttgatttatttttttatatttttttaaattgaacaaaaattctCCAACAccatctttttttaaaatcaccctgtataagatGTACGGTGGcgagtaaaaatttttgggtacCTTTGACTTTTCGCTgtcaaaagtcaaaaaaatgtcaaaagtgCTCCAAATTTTTGGCTCATAATTAATTgtaacatcatttttttaatgacaactaacattttatttttgtttactgttttaaatacTACACACCTTTATCTCTCTgataatcagaaaaaaattaataaaaattaaaatatacaatttaattaaataaaaataattaaccacAGAAGGCTTTgtctttttgttcttgctttattttatcaatgtttttttttaaataattagcataaaaacacttaatatGAAACCTCAGcacgaaaaaataaaccacGAACAATCActccttataaaataaagcaagaaggAAAAGATAAAGCTCTTTGTGTGATACTCTCAAGAACTGttataactgttttttttttgtttttattttttaaagaacaaaaagataagACTCTTAGTATAAAACTCTCAATAACgcttattattttcttctttttttgaatttacattttattttgtttttatttattagaaacaATAATCAGTtgacgtttaaaaaattaaaaatgtcgttataactcaaaaacgaatgacattataaatgtcactatggtgtaaaaatgtagcatttaaaaaaataaaatcgacctgttcaaggatttttttgaataataacgAATAACAAATatatgaattttatgcgttatttttggtttaatctGTATTTAGTTTATAAATGACTGACATTAATACCTTTTGGTCCAGCATTTATAAGCTGAAGGTGGCGTTgatattgttaattttttatgccaTGGATAACTTAGGCGTTTGATCaactgtttttttcttaaatacaaTGTTTTTAACGGACAATGACAATTTTTCCAACACTTCATGTTTACTagaaattaattgcaaaaaagttcagctatttatttaattattaatgttactagtacttaattaaaaattcagtaTTGTTTTATGCCtaactacaaaaataaaaattctaaagatgaaagtaaataaaaatgcattacttaaaaaaattaaaaaaactcagtggaagaaacaaagaaacaaaaagCGATAACGGGTTTTGATCAATAGATGGAAAATTATTTGCTCTAATTTGTCGaaaagtattattaaaattccTGGTTTCCCGGCGGCACTGAAGACGTACTTTAAACGTCGCGACGTGTTTACGTTGCATTTCCATCATCGATCCAAACAGAATAATCTTTGCTTGTTTCAGTCAGCCTCTGGTACAGGATTAgcttttataatatttacagAAGCAATAAATCAATTTCCCGGCGCCCAATTCTGGTCTGTTCTTTTCTTCCTGATGCTGTTCACATTGGGAATTGATTCGCAGTTCGGGACGTTGGAGGGAGTCGTCACGTCCATTGTGGACTTGAAACTATTTCCAAACTTGCCGAAAGAGATACTGACTGGTGGAATTTGTTTAACCTGTTGCCTTATTTCAATGGCGTTTGCTCATGGGGCCggaagttacatttttgtgctttttgaTGGCTACAGCGGGAACTTTCCGCTACTAATCATAGCTTTGTTCGAATGCATTGGGGTAGCGTACGTATACGGGTTAAAAAGGTACACGGAAAATTGTTCCGTGAGCAGTCCTTTAGTTCTAATTTTAGATTTGCCGACGACATTGAAATGATGACAGGACAACGTCCGGCCCTTTATTGGCTATTATGTTGGAAGTACTTATCGCCGTTGGCGATGATGTCCATTCTCGTGTCCAGTTTTATCGAAATTGCTGTTGACGGCTCCAAGTATGATGCCTGGGTTGCCTCCAAGGGGGAGACGGAAAAACACGATTGGCCTATTTGGTCGGTTGTTCTTATTCTGGTTCTAGTTTTCAGTTCCATTGCCTGGATTCCTGGCGCTGCTATTGCCAggtatttatcaaaaaaattaattttgcgctaaattcatttttgcagaTTGTTTGGAACAGTTCTAATCGATGATAATGAAAAGGCGTGGTTTCCAGCCAACGATTTGAAGGAGTTTCACGGTATTATGCCGCATGAAGTGTCCAAAGCTGAAACTCTGTTATTTTGCATACACGCTGACGGAACCGAAGGGCTTTGCTGTCCAACGAAGTACACAAATGACGATGACGAAGACCTTGACTAAAGTTCAAGACTTAGCATTAACCAATATTTATGAACATTCCATATCACGTATTCGTATACTCatatcatttttccttagGATTGAAATTggtcttattttttaaacgaattttgtcaatttcagCCGAAAAGAGACAATAAATTTTAGGACAATAGTTGACTGAAAAAGACTAGAAAATGAACGTGTTCAaaccaaattttgatttgttcGAACTAAAATGTGATATATTTGCACAAATGTTGTTTTGTCACGCAGCGAATGACAGACTCGTCTTTGCAACCATTCGgctctttgattttttatccACAATCTTGTGCTAACGACATATCCTTCAGTAAATCAGAGCGAAACTCCACGCCATTTAGAGTCTGTCCTAAGTCTAgtcaatttgaaataattagacAATAATAGTTGGTAAGAATATCGATGTGTAGCTCAATGTGATTAGTTGATTTGTTGCTCTTTGTTGTTAACCCGGCAGGTTTGTAAATTCTTGGCCGGTTTTAAAGTAATGTA of the Tribolium castaneum strain GA2 chromosome 1, icTriCast1.1, whole genome shotgun sequence genome contains:
- the LOC657475 gene encoding sodium-dependent neutral amino acid transporter B(0)AT3 — translated: MANTAHLVRRQSSRDLNPQRSVDRLELREMRGRLVVENGTTATYGTANAAFEDSSPNTKIKSSCSSKRGSQDGKAIFRPESGEDERESWDSKLTFLLATVGYAVGLGNVWRFPYLAQKNGGGAFLIPYFVMLAVEGIPIFYLELAIGQRLRKGAIGVWNQVSPFLSGIGISSAVVSFNVALYYNTIIAWCLFYFVQSFQSQLPWAECPKVYFPNGSYTSEPECVVSSPTQYFWYRTTLMISDDINSPEAFNWKIALALVVAWILVYMCMIKGIASSGKVVYVTATFPYIVLIIFFFRGITLKGAGDGLRHLFTPSWHKILEPVVWLEAGTQIFFSLGLAFGGLIAFSSYNPVNNNCYRDALMVSLTNCFTSMFAGIVVFSIIGFKATMVYDKCMSTRNSTLAALFGNNDFDESRLPPKGTVFNVSGEDGSIVSVVMPLLPVCDLDKELDNSASGTGLAFIIFTEAINQFPGAQFWSVLFFLMLFTLGIDSQFGTLEGVVTSIVDLKLFPNLPKEILTGGICLTCCLISMAFAHGAGSYIFVLFDGYSGNFPLLIIALFECIGVAYVYGLKRFADDIEMMTGQRPALYWLLCWKYLSPLAMMSILVSSFIEIAVDGSKYDAWVASKGETEKHDWPIWSVVLILVLVFSSIAWIPGAAIARLFGTVLIDDNEKAWFPANDLKEFHGIMPHEVSKAETLLFCIHADGTEGLCCPTKYTNDDDEDLD